TGTCATCACCGGGCTGCAATCGCTTTGGGAAAGCGATGTGTTTCTCGCTCTGCTCGTGACCTTCTTCGCCCTCTTCGCGCCCTACCTCAAAACCATTGGGCTGGCCCTCATCCATTTCGGCTATCTGCGCCGCAAAACGCTGCCGGTGCTGCATATCCTGGGCAAGCTGGCCATGGCCGATATCTTTCTCATCGCGCTCTACATCACGCTCACCAAAGGCATTGGTGTGGGCCGGATTGAGACCGCCTGGGGGCTTTATCTCTTCACGGCGTGTATCCTTGCCTCCATCGCTATTGGCTTTACCACAGAGAAGCGCGCACGCGCTGGTGATCGTGGTGTGAACAAGAATTAAGTCAATAAAACCAAATTTTTAGGTAAGTCTTTCAGGTTTGCACCAAACGGTGATGCCAATGTGTATGCACGCCCGGCAACTTCCCGCCTACATCAATGCAGAACCACTTCTATTGGGGCAAGAAAATGACCAGAACCATGCGCACCGCCGCCGCGATTGTCAGTCAGGCTTTGAACCGACTGGCGCTCCTTGCTTTTTCCATCGCCGCGTTATTGCTCGTCGGAGCAACAGCG
This DNA window, taken from Roseovarius sp. S88, encodes the following:
- a CDS encoding paraquat-inducible protein A; translated protein: MIKYLNLTLLILFPIAWFAPLMRAGLLPLFGLSEISVITGLQSLWESDVFLALLVTFFALFAPYLKTIGLALIHFGYLRRKTLPVLHILGKLAMADIFLIALYITLTKGIGVGRIETAWGLYLFTACILASIAIGFTTEKRARAGDRGVNKN